The genomic segment CACTAGAGTGCGTAACTACTATAACACACTTATTTTCTCTATGAGCAAGTGATTTAAATATAGTTACTATATCACTTGCGATATCAGCATCAAGATTTCCAGTTGGCTCATCTGCAATTATTAAATCTCCTTCTGAGGAAAGAGCGCGTGCTATTGCTACTCTCTGCTGCTGTCCACCACTTAGCTTTAATACGTTTCTATGGGCTTCATCTTTTGTTAAGCCCATTTTTTCTAGTAAATCATAAGCTTTTTGTTTTTTATTTTCTATTTTGTTCTTTGTTATTTCCATTGCTGTTAAAACATTCTGTAGAGCTGACATATAAGGTATTAAATTGTAGGATTGAAATACTATACCAATATATTTATTTCTATAATTAGTAAGCCCTATATTTGTTATATTCTTTTTTTCATATAATATCTCTCCAGCTTTGGATGTATCTAATCCACTAGCTAAAGCAAGAAATGTAGTTTTTCCTGAACCAGAGGAGCCAAGTATTGTATAAAAATTTCCTTTTTCGAACTTAAAACCTATTTGTTTTAAAATCGTTGTTTTTTTTGAACCATCCTGATAATGATAACTCACATTTTTAAATTCTAATATTGTATTCATTTTTATACAACCTCCCTAATCATTTCTAGATAATATGGTTTTTGGATTAAATCGAAGTATTGAAACTGCTGAACCTGATGTTGCTAAAATCACTATAATGAATCCCATTAGATATAATTTTTGTAAATCTTTTGAACTCACGCTAACATCCATGTTGTCTATAGTATCAATATCATCATTCTGTGATGGATGAGCCGACATCTCAAATGGGTTGCGAGAGGAAACAGATTGTGAGTTTGCATCTTTATCTTTATTTGCAGTTATTTCATTTTGTAATAAAGTATTACCCATTGTCTGTGATACCTTATTACCGGTAAATGTAGCTATGCTAAAAGCTATGGTAGCAACAATTATTAATTCTAATAATAATTGACCAATAATTCTAAATCTACTTTCTCCTAGAGACATCAATACACCAATTTCATATCTTCTGCCCTTAAGTGATAAGTTTATTAAAAGTGATAAAATTACTGTACCAGCAATGGCGACTATAATAACTATGGTTTTTGAAAATGATCCAACATTTTCAATAGGTGTCATCAGCTTTTTATACAACGAATCTTGTGCATCTATTTTGAAATCATCTAGTGCTATGCCAGAATTTTTTATAGCCTTTTTAAAATTTTCCATGTGTATAGGATCATCCAAGAAATAAGTAGCTACTTTAAAAGTATCTTTAGATGAAAAATCCATTAAAGATGCTACAGAATTAGGTGTATATATTGTATTAGAAGGATTCATAAAAGGAAATGCATCCATAATAGGAGTATGTTCGGTTCCATCATCTGTAAATAAACCTACAATTTCTAAGTCTAAGGTTTCTTTTCCTTCTCTATCTTTTATTTTTATTTTATCTCCAAGTTTTAAATTGTTTGCATCTGCTAGTTTTTTATTTATCATTGTTACATTTTTTCCTTCATCGCTACTTTTTAAATGTCGTCCTTCAATCAGTTTACTTTTTCCTTCAGTAAAAGCGGGATAAAGATTTGAAAATAAAGCGCCATCTATTGATAAATCTGGTATCTTTTGTTCTTCACCATCTTCACCTTGTTTCATACTCATACTCATACCTCCCTGTTGGCCAGGCTCAACCTCATTTTTATTTTCCTCTTTAACAGGTTTAAAGTTCTCTGCCATAGCAATTGAGTTCGTTAAATAATTATATGATTTAACATGTTCTAAGGATTTTAGTTTATCCATATCCTTCATATTTAGCCTAGGAATATCACTTGAATTTTTAGCACGAATCTTTTCCTGATCAAGTTCAATAGATACAGACCCTCCAAGTTTTTGTCTAGCAAGAACAGCAACTTTAGCAGTAGCTGATTGTATAGCTAATCCAGCTAGCACCATATTAGCTATAACACAAAACATCACAATTAATAGTACAGTTTTACTTTTCCTTTTAGTAACACTTAGTATTGCTCTTTTAATAAAATTCATTTGTTACCCTCCTTCTTTTTCTTATCTTTCTTATGTTATTATAGTTTTTAATTATGTAGTTAAGGTGAAGTTAAAATGTTTTTACCGTGAATGAAGTAGGTGAAAGTCATAAATTGGTGCTAACATGCCGGGCGCAAAAAAACAGAAGCTTAATTGCTTCTGTTAAAGATAATTTTAAAACAAACTCCCGACTGAGTATTGTTAAATTTATATTCTAAAGCATGGGCCTCTAGTATTTTTTTTACTATATATAACCCTAACCCGCTGCCACCAGTACTCCTGCTTCGAGATTTTTCTATGCGATAAAAAGGGTTAAAGATCTTTTCGAATTCCGCTTCGTCTATATGTACACCTTCATTTTCAACAGTTAATACTATTAGATAATTATCCTCATATAAATTTATAAGAACCTTCTCATTTCTTTCTGTATGTGTGATGGAGTTATTAATAATATTAGCTATGGCCTTTTTAATTAGTTTTTCATCTCCCTGAAAACATAGTTCTTCAGCTATTTTTGTATTTAAACTTATATCCTTTTGACTTATAAGATAGCTGAGTTTTTCAAGACAATTGCTAATCAGATAGGATAGATTTATTTCAGTGTATTGTGGTTTAAACCCATGAGTTTCTAATTTTGAAATTTCAAGTATTTCTCTAACCATTGATTCCATATCATCCAAAACTACTAAGGATCTATTCATATATTTATCTCTGTCCTTATAAACTCCTATATTTCCAAGCATACCTTCAAGTTGACCTTTGATTATTGTAATAGGAGTTTTTAATTCATGTGAAATTGTAGCAGTAAACTCTCTTCTTTTCCTTTCGATTTCCCGTTCTTTTTCAATATCACCCAAAAGCTTTAAATTAGTGTTTTTAAGTTCATCCATTGTATGCTGCAAATTGGATGCTAACTCATTTAAGCTTAATGCAATTTCTCCAATTTCATCCTCACTATTTACCTCACAGCTTTTTTCAAAATCTAAAGCTGCCAATTGTATAGCATTCTTATTTATTTCAACTAAGGGCTTAGTAATTTTCTTTGAATATATAAAGGAACCTACCACTGATATAATAATGACTACAATTCCAATTAAGGGCACTAAATTTAATAAAACCTTTGAAGCTTCATCTATAGGCTGCAAGGGAATGATAACATTTATAGTGTAGCTTTCATTATCTTCTGAAAATTTTATCTGTTTTGGAACAAGACTGATAACTTCTTTAGACATGGTTGAAGTTACACTACCCCGCAGTAATGTTTTGTCTGGAAGTGGTAAGGAGTCTTTTGGTATATCAGTATCTTGAGATATACCAAAAGATATAATATTTAAAGGTGGATATATTATATTTCCTTTCATATCTTGTACATTCAAACTAACAGTATATTTTAAATTAAATTCATCAAAATATTTCTTTGATTCTTCCATTGAAAGGCTTTGTACAGTGCTAGCTAATTTCGTTAGTCCAGTTTCTACATTGTTTCGTTTATAATTATAGTAATAAATTGGTAACATAAAGTATATTATTAAATATATGCATATGGCTGATGCTATTAGCAATATAGATGTGATTGTAAAGATCTTAAATGTAATACTTTTTTTCATTTTATTTTTCAAGTTTATAGCCAACACCTCTAATCGTCTTAATATAATCAACCTTTAGCTTGCACCTTAGGTTTTTAATGTGAGTATCAATAACCCTAGCATCACCATAAAAGTCATATCCCCAAAGTTGGTTCAATATTATCTCTCTTGTTAAAATTCTACCTTTATTTTCAATAAATATCTTTAGAATTTCAAATTCTTTAGATGTAAGTTCTATATCTTTTCCACCAACCCAAACCTTAAAGCAGGTAGTATCAATTAGAATATCTTCGAAGCTAAGTTTTAACTCTTCGTCTTGAGCATTTATTCTTCTAATTACAGCTTCCACTCTTTTAATTAAAAGATTAACTGAAAAAGGTTTGGTTATATAATCATCTATCTCTAATTCGAAACCTTTTATTTGATCTTCTTCCTCTTCTAAAGCAGTTAGCATTATAATTGGAATTTTAGATGTTTTTCTAATAATTTCACATACAACAAAGCCATCAATCTTAGGAAGCATTATATCTAGAAGCACTAAATCAAACTTACTTGAATTAAATATATCAATACCTTTTAATCCATCTTCAGCTACTTCAACAACATATCCACTTGCACACAAAAATTCACGTATAATTTCTTGTATATCTATATCGTCTTCAATTACAAGTATTTTTTCATTCATATAT from the Clostridium sp. CM027 genome contains:
- a CDS encoding HAMP domain-containing sensor histidine kinase gives rise to the protein MLPIYYYNYKRNNVETGLTKLASTVQSLSMEESKKYFDEFNLKYTVSLNVQDMKGNIIYPPLNIISFGISQDTDIPKDSLPLPDKTLLRGSVTSTMSKEVISLVPKQIKFSEDNESYTINVIIPLQPIDEASKVLLNLVPLIGIVVIIISVVGSFIYSKKITKPLVEINKNAIQLAALDFEKSCEVNSEDEIGEIALSLNELASNLQHTMDELKNTNLKLLGDIEKEREIERKRREFTATISHELKTPITIIKGQLEGMLGNIGVYKDRDKYMNRSLVVLDDMESMVREILEISKLETHGFKPQYTEINLSYLISNCLEKLSYLISQKDISLNTKIAEELCFQGDEKLIKKAIANIINNSITHTERNEKVLINLYEDNYLIVLTVENEGVHIDEAEFEKIFNPFYRIEKSRSRSTGGSGLGLYIVKKILEAHALEYKFNNTQSGVCFKIIFNRSN
- a CDS encoding ABC transporter permease, which codes for MNFIKRAILSVTKRKSKTVLLIVMFCVIANMVLAGLAIQSATAKVAVLARQKLGGSVSIELDQEKIRAKNSSDIPRLNMKDMDKLKSLEHVKSYNYLTNSIAMAENFKPVKEENKNEVEPGQQGGMSMSMKQGEDGEEQKIPDLSIDGALFSNLYPAFTEGKSKLIEGRHLKSSDEGKNVTMINKKLADANNLKLGDKIKIKDREGKETLDLEIVGLFTDDGTEHTPIMDAFPFMNPSNTIYTPNSVASLMDFSSKDTFKVATYFLDDPIHMENFKKAIKNSGIALDDFKIDAQDSLYKKLMTPIENVGSFSKTIVIIVAIAGTVILSLLINLSLKGRRYEIGVLMSLGESRFRIIGQLLLELIIVATIAFSIATFTGNKVSQTMGNTLLQNEITANKDKDANSQSVSSRNPFEMSAHPSQNDDIDTIDNMDVSVSSKDLQKLYLMGFIIVILATSGSAVSILRFNPKTILSRND
- a CDS encoding ABC transporter ATP-binding protein; amino-acid sequence: MNTILEFKNVSYHYQDGSKKTTILKQIGFKFEKGNFYTILGSSGSGKTTFLALASGLDTSKAGEILYEKKNITNIGLTNYRNKYIGIVFQSYNLIPYMSALQNVLTAMEITKNKIENKKQKAYDLLEKMGLTKDEAHRNVLKLSGGQQQRVAIARALSSEGDLIIADEPTGNLDADIASDIVTIFKSLAHRENKCVIVVTHSSEVASQSDVILRLKGGVLVKA
- a CDS encoding response regulator transcription factor codes for the protein MNEKILVIEDDIDIQEIIREFLCASGYVVEVAEDGLKGIDIFNSSKFDLVLLDIMLPKIDGFVVCEIIRKTSKIPIIMLTALEEEEDQIKGFELEIDDYITKPFSVNLLIKRVEAVIRRINAQDEELKLSFEDILIDTTCFKVWVGGKDIELTSKEFEILKIFIENKGRILTREIILNQLWGYDFYGDARVIDTHIKNLRCKLKVDYIKTIRGVGYKLEK